The Rhizobium sp. BT04 genomic interval ACTACGGCACCAACCTGCCGACCGCACCGGTGCTGACCGGCCCGGGCATCGTCGATGCGGCGAACATCGACGCCACCCTGGCCGGCGTCAAGGAAGGCGCTCGCTAATCGTTCGAAACGGGCTCCGGCCCGCGGGATATCCGCGGGTCGAAGTTTATCGAGCGTGCGGACCACCGCGTCCGCACGCCTGGAGATTCACGCCCAGACTGGGATAGGCATATGAACAATCTTTCATTCGGCAACCTATTGCGCCGTCCCGAGGCGGGCGCATTCCTCGGACTTGTCGGCGTCCTCGTGTTCTTCGTCGTGTTCGGCAGCACCAAATTCCTGGAGCCCGCCGGCGCCGCAAGCTGGCTCAACGTCGCCGCCAATCTCGGCATTATCGCTCTTCCCATCGGACTTTTGATGATCGCAGGCGATCTCGACATTTCGATTGGCGCGATGATCCCCGCCGGCTCCATGACTGTCGCGGTCCTCTCGGGCTACTACGATCTTCCCATATGGGTCGGAATGCTCGGTGCGCTTGCCTTCGGCCTCATCGTCGGGCTGGTCAACGGCTACCTCGTCGTGCACACGGCCGTACCTTCGCTGATCGTAACGCTCGGCACCCTCTTTGCTGTACAGGGCCTGATGCTTGGCACCTCGGTTCTCGTAACCGGCACGACGAGTGTGGCGCTGACTGCCGACCCCTGGGCAAAGTTCCTTTTCGGGCAGTTCCTGGCCGGGTCGTTTCAGGTGATCATTTTGTGGTGGGTGGCCATCACCGCAATCTTCATCTTCTTCATTCACTTCTCGCCTTACGGGAACTGGATTTTCGCGATGGGTGGAGACAAGGTCAGTGCCCGCAACGCCGGCATTCCGACGACCCGTCTGACGATGGTCCTCTTCGTCCTCTCGGCGATGAGCGCCTCCTTCGTCGGCATGTGTCAGGCCATCCTGTTCAATTCCGCGCAGGTTTCGGGCGGAATGACATTCATCTTCAACTCGATCATCTCGGTCGTCGTCGGAGGTGTGCTGCTGACCGGAGGGTTCGGGTCGGTGATCGGGATCTTCTTCGGCACGATCACCTTCGCCGTCGTCAACCAAGGTATCTATTTCACGACCTTCGACCGCAATTGGTCGAGCCTGATCATCGGCGTGATGCTGCTCGTGGCCGTCCTCATGAACAATACGTTCCGCCAGATGGCGCTGACCTATTCACCCAAGAAGAAGAAGTGAGAGCTGAGACATGGCTGGCCCAATTCTTGAACTTGAAAACGTCAACAAGTCCTTCGGCCCGATCGATGTGCTCTACGACATCACGTTGAGCGTCCATCCCGGTGAAGTGCTTTGCCTGCTGGGTGACAACGGTGCAGGAAAGTCCACCCTGATCAAGACCTTTGCCGGTGTCTACAAGCCGACGAGCGGCGCGGTGAAGTTCGAAGGTCAACCCATCGTCTTCCAGAATCCGCGCGAAGCCGCAGACCTCGGCATCGCGACGGTCCATCAGTTCGGCGGCACCTTTCCGCTGATGAGCATCGGCCGTTCGTTCTTCGTCGGGCGGGAGCTGACCAAGGGCTTCGGCCCGTTCAAAATCTACGACCGCAAAGCCGCAAATGAAATCGCGGTCAAGGCCGTGCGCGAGTTCGGCATCACCCGCATCGACGATGGCGATCGTCTAATCGGCGGTCTGTCGGGCGGGGAGCGGCAATCCCTGGCAATCGCCCGAGCCGTCCACTTCGGCGCCCGGGTGCTGATCCTCGACGAGCCGACCGCCGCTCTCGGCGTCAAGGAGGCGGCGCACGTGCTGCGTATCGTCCTGGAAGCGCGCCGTCGCGGCCTCGCCGTCATTTTCATCACTCACAACGTCATTCACGCCATGACTGTGGGAGACCATTTCGCGGTGCTCATCAAGGGTGCGAAGGCGGCCGATTTCCGCAAGGGCGAAAAGACGCGCGAAGAGATTACCGACCTGATGGCAGGAGGCGAGGCCATGGCCGAACTCGAAGCCGAGATCGAGGCGTACTCGACGGCGCACAGCGGACACCCCCCGCCGGTCTGACCGACCGCCGCCGCAGATGAACTCCAGAAACTCTAAAGAGCTCGCCTACCCCGGC includes:
- a CDS encoding ABC transporter permease — protein: MNNLSFGNLLRRPEAGAFLGLVGVLVFFVVFGSTKFLEPAGAASWLNVAANLGIIALPIGLLMIAGDLDISIGAMIPAGSMTVAVLSGYYDLPIWVGMLGALAFGLIVGLVNGYLVVHTAVPSLIVTLGTLFAVQGLMLGTSVLVTGTTSVALTADPWAKFLFGQFLAGSFQVIILWWVAITAIFIFFIHFSPYGNWIFAMGGDKVSARNAGIPTTRLTMVLFVLSAMSASFVGMCQAILFNSAQVSGGMTFIFNSIISVVVGGVLLTGGFGSVIGIFFGTITFAVVNQGIYFTTFDRNWSSLIIGVMLLVAVLMNNTFRQMALTYSPKKKK
- a CDS encoding ATP-binding cassette domain-containing protein, with the translated sequence MAGPILELENVNKSFGPIDVLYDITLSVHPGEVLCLLGDNGAGKSTLIKTFAGVYKPTSGAVKFEGQPIVFQNPREAADLGIATVHQFGGTFPLMSIGRSFFVGRELTKGFGPFKIYDRKAANEIAVKAVREFGITRIDDGDRLIGGLSGGERQSLAIARAVHFGARVLILDEPTAALGVKEAAHVLRIVLEARRRGLAVIFITHNVIHAMTVGDHFAVLIKGAKAADFRKGEKTREEITDLMAGGEAMAELEAEIEAYSTAHSGHPPPV